The Nocardia vinacea genome contains the following window.
TCCGCCATTCCGCTCCGGCGGATACGACGCGCTACCGCACCGTCTTCGGTGTCGAGCCGGAATTCGACGCGGCGGTCAACGAATTGGCCTTCGACAGTTCGTATCTCGATGTCGCGCTGCCGCAGGCCAACGAATGGGCGCGCGGGACATGCGAACAACTGTGCCGCGATCTGCTCACCGCCCGCCGCGCCCGCACCGGTATCGCCGGTTCGGTGCGTGACCTGCTGGTCCGGAATCCGGGTGAGATTCCGGACCAAATCGCCGTCGCCGCAGCGCTTTTCATGAGCCCGCGCACGCTGTCTCGCCGCCTGCGCGACGAAGACACCTCCTTCCGCAACCTCCTCGACGAGGTACGCCAGATGATGTCGGAGGAACTGCTCAGCCACACCGATATGACCACCGAACAGGTGGCCGCCCGACTGGGCTACGCCGAAGCCGCATCCTTCATCCGCGCCTTCCGCCGCTGGCAAGGCTGTCCGCCACAGGAATTCCGAGCCCGCGGGACACTCGTCGCAACCAGGTGAACCGTTGACCATGCGCTGGTGGCGGTAAACGTCGAGGACGCTCATCTCAGTCCATTCTCGACCGACTCGCGTTGGCGTGGATGATGGCGGATAGCCAGGGAGTCAGGCCGGGGGCGAGGGTGTCGAAGAAGGTGGTGTAGTTCGGGTCGGAGAGGTAGGTGCGGGCGATGCAGATGTGCATAGCGGGGGTGCAGTCGAAGTAGGCGTCGATGGAGCCGCGGTGGCGTTCGGCGAGGGCGTTGGCTTCGTCGCTGCCGGGGAGCACACCCGCGCGGTAGGCGGCAGCGAGGTCGGCGTTGAGTGCGTCGACGGTGTCGGCGATCTGTTGCCAGTCCTCGGCGGTCCGGTCCGCGGCGCGTTCGGCGTACTGCGCCCACTCGGCGGTGTCACCCCAGCGGTCATGGGCCTGCGCGGTCCACGTGGGTTGCCAGTGCGCGCCGAAGATCTCGACCTGCTCCTCGGCGGAGAGCCGGATTCCGGATTCTCTGGCCTCGATCAAGCGGTCCATGCCATCCGCCATCCGTTGCAGGCGCGCGGCGCGCTCGCGGAGTTCGTCACGCTGCCGCCGCAGCGATGACGTCGCATCGATGGCAGGTGCGTCCAGGACCGTCTTGATCTCATCGAGGGGTACGCCCAGCTCACGGTAGATGAGCACGCGATCGACGCGGGCGAGGTCCGCACTCGTGTAGAGCCGGTACCCGGCGTCGGTGCGCTCGGTCGGGCATACGAGCCCGATCGCATCCCAATGGTGCAGCGTCCGGATCGTGACGCCCATGCGCGCGGCAGCCGCACCGACGGTGAGACCGGCATCGGCCTGATCAGTCACACCGTCCAGTCTGGCAGGCGCGCTCATGCCGGCGGTTCCCCGATCCCGATGGACCGCAAATGCTCGGCCTCGGCACTGTTCGCATCGTACGGTCGCGCCGCCGTCATGATCACCCGCGTGTTGTCCGGCGTTCGGATCTCCAGATCCACCGTATTCCACGGCATCGGCCGCGGACCGGACGTGCAACCGGGCAGCAGTTGCTCACATGCGGCCGCGATCTCGTCGAGCTGGCTCAGCACGCAGGCGAAGCTCACGCTCAGTTCGGTTGCCGCCGCGGCCTGGTCAGCGGATACGAGCAGGACATCCTGGAACGCCCAGCGCCGCAGATGGGTGAGTCGGCCGGGGATGGAGAACAGGTCGAAGAAGCCGAGTCCACGCGTCCAGAAGTCCACCGACGCGACCAGATCGGCCGTGGGCACCGTGACGAACATCGGCATCCCGTAGAGGCCGCGGAAAAGTTCCGGCGCCACGGCGTCGAGGGCTGGTACGGGAACCGGACTGATATCGAATGCTGGGTAAGTTTCGCTCACCGC
Protein-coding sequences here:
- a CDS encoding AraC family transcriptional regulator, yielding MFDWDLLRSTSSVHVLMQLAQERGMSPEVCLEGTKLAPEAVSDPDAEVTARQEVRVVRNLLARCGAEPGLGVEAGNRYHLSLYGPWGLALLSSRTVREVIEVSLRYVDSAFVFGRLTFEEGPAESRLIFDDSEIPEDVRAFLTERVITGIQSIGRERFSAGVPATRISFRHSAPADTTRYRTVFGVEPEFDAAVNELAFDSSYLDVALPQANEWARGTCEQLCRDLLTARRARTGIAGSVRDLLVRNPGEIPDQIAVAAALFMSPRTLSRRLRDEDTSFRNLLDEVRQMMSEELLSHTDMTTEQVAARLGYAEAASFIRAFRRWQGCPPQEFRARGTLVATR
- a CDS encoding MerR family transcriptional regulator: MTDQADAGLTVGAAAARMGVTIRTLHHWDAIGLVCPTERTDAGYRLYTSADLARVDRVLIYRELGVPLDEIKTVLDAPAIDATSSLRRQRDELRERAARLQRMADGMDRLIEARESGIRLSAEEQVEIFGAHWQPTWTAQAHDRWGDTAEWAQYAERAADRTAEDWQQIADTVDALNADLAAAYRAGVLPGSDEANALAERHRGSIDAYFDCTPAMHICIARTYLSDPNYTTFFDTLAPGLTPWLSAIIHANASRSRMD
- a CDS encoding VOC family protein, translated to MSETYPAFDISPVPVPALDAVAPELFRGLYGMPMFVTVPTADLVASVDFWTRGLGFFDLFSIPGRLTHLRRWAFQDVLLVSADQAAAATELSVSFACVLSQLDEIAAACEQLLPGCTSGPRPMPWNTVDLEIRTPDNTRVIMTAARPYDANSAEAEHLRSIGIGEPPA